One window of the Populus trichocarpa isolate Nisqually-1 chromosome 9, P.trichocarpa_v4.1, whole genome shotgun sequence genome contains the following:
- the LOC18110135 gene encoding uncharacterized protein LOC18110135, whose protein sequence is MAFIAFLALSLLLNGALGELVCEQLPVDLCSYSIATSGKRCLLENYATKDGGVKYQCKTSEVVVGIVLNEWIEIDECITACGLSRNTVGISSDSLFQPQFFTKLCSKSCSQACPNIVDLYSNLALAEGVYLPNLCASPRRAMYQTRSNGDAAPAPVSVGALSPESAISGAADVACAPTSI, encoded by the exons ATGGCCTTCATCGCATtccttgctctctctcttctccttaaTGGAGCTCTTG GCGAGCTTGTATGCGAGCAGTTGCCGGTTGATCTTTGCTCATATTCAATTGCAACTTCTGGGAAGCGATGTTTGCTGGAGAATTACGCGACGAAAGATGGAGGAGTTAAGTACCAATGCAAGACTTCTGAGGTTGTTGTAGGTATAGTACTGAACGAATGGATTGAGATCGATGAGTGTATAACTGCATGTGGCCTCAGTAGAAACACTGTTGGTATCTCATCAGACTCTCTCTTTCAGCCTCAGTTTTTTACTAAACTTTGCTCCAAGTCGTGCTCTCAAGCTTGCCCCAACATCGTCGATCTCTACTCCAATTTGGCCCTGGCAGAAG GAGTTTACTTGCCAAACCTGTGCGCCAGTCCCCGCCGTGCCATGTACCAGACTAGAAGCAATGGCGATGCAGCCCCTGCACCCGTCTCTGTTGGAGCCCTTTCACCCGAATCTGCCATATCTGGTGCTGCTGATGTCGCTTGCGCTCCAACTTCCATTTGA
- the LOC7481508 gene encoding mitochondrial import inner membrane translocase subunit TIM10 yields the protein MAANNVGLPAGVSKEQAYGMAETEMEYRVELFNRLLNTCFNKCIDKRHKEAELNMGENSCVDRCVSKYWAVNGIIGQMLSAGQRPM from the exons ATGGCTGCCAATAACGTTGGTCTACCAGCTGGTGTCTCCAAAGAACAG GCCTATGGCATGGCTGAGACCGAGATGGAATACAGAGTCGAGCTGTTTAACAG GCTTCTCAATACATGTTTCAACAAGTGCATTGACAAAAG GCACAAGGAGGCTGAGTTAAACATGGGTGAAAATAGTTGTGTTGACAGATGTGTTTCGAAATACTGGGCA GTGAATGGTATTATCGGCCAGATGCTCAGTGCTGGTCAACGTCCAATGTGA
- the LOC7481507 gene encoding uncharacterized protein LOC7481507 produces MLATHSPPFDRDHHFSASSSEISLSGEIGAHRNSSVSDCLSEVDLESGGLDMEVHLDNKTQRDCRICHLGLETREQECGVAIELGCSCKGDLGAAHKKCAETWFKIKGNTTCEICGATALGVAGEQTNEAHNASAAVLSAPAVPLILVETRAFWHSRRLMNFLLACMVMAFVISWIFHFKVLS; encoded by the exons ATGCTAGCTACACACTCTCCCCCTTTCGACAGAGACCACCATTTCAGTGCCAGCAGCAGTGAAATCTCACTGTCTGGCGAGATTGGGGCTCATAGGAACTCTTCTGTGTCAGATTGCTTGTCAGAGGTGGATTTGGAGAGTGGAGGTTTGGATATGGAGGTGCATTTGGACAACAAGACTCAGAGAGATTGTAGAATTTGCCACCTGGGTTTGGAGACTAGGGAGCAAGAATGTGGAGTTGCTATTGAGTTGGGGTGTTCTTGTAAGGGTGATTTGGGTGCTGCACACAAGAAATGTGCAGAGACATGGTTCAAGATCAAGGGTAACAC GACATGTGAGATATGTGGTGCCACTGCACTTGGTGTTGCAGGCGAGCAGACAAATGAGGCACATAACGCTAGTGCGGCAGTCTTATCAGCACCAGCAGTTCCTCTTATCCTCGTGGAGACCCGAGCATTTTGGCATAGCCGCCGCCTTATGAATTTCTTGCTTGCCTGCATGGTGATGGCCTTTGTCATTTCTTGGATCTTTCACTTTAAAGTCCTCTCTTGA